Proteins encoded by one window of Collimonas fungivorans:
- a CDS encoding EAL domain-containing protein: MQRLKKFFTMDSGMRWIKVILPFLAIVALMVGLLAFSMNILSSVRALVGGESLWSKAQKEAVFYLNQYAVTHAEADYQNVLKALAVPMGGRRARDELDKSEPDLQVVRQGVLDGGNHPDDIDGIISLYRNFKNFSLLREPIANWKIGDQLIADLSVEASRLHAAIAGGNPDPQTMIASVARIREIDARLAPLELRFSASLGESSRRVQRLLLFATLTIAVGLMIFGSWISRYILTKSDQFEEALKVSQERLHLAMLGSNDGLWDWDIQADNIYYSPRLKELLGYSLEEEEPTPLQFLNCIYPSDLDAVRAKLTSHLHDNSPCDIEFRIVTKGGELRWVRSCAQSTSNSAGEPVRMAGSFTDITARKRSEEQLYAAKERAQVTLESIGEAVITLSTDGLVEYLNPTAEILTRWTLASARGLPLEKILHVVGESSGNRIPDLIPQILDNSMPIDRASNLLLVCDDGSEVAVNLSAEPIRNLSGETIGTVLVLHDVSKDREYAAQLSYQASHDELTGLINRREFERRLTVAMITSRDQQRQHAVLYLDLDQFKVVNDTCGHAAGDELIRQVSVLLKQRLRDTDTIARLGGDEFGVLLENCPVEHSLRIAEGLRQTVADFQFVWTNKPFTIGVSIGLINLAGEMHTLGQIMSAVDAACYLAKEKGRNRVHEYRLDDSELSIRHGEMEWITRINEALTQEKFCLFSQEIAALGKPPSHGAHFEILLRMLDKDDNLVLPMVFIPAAERYNLMPAIDRWVVSTVFATLAKMRQQGRDREIQTCAINLSGTSIGDSNFLNFVQEQHVKYGIAPQIICFEITETSAIANFAKAAHFIEELRGVGYRFALDDFGAGMSSFAYLKNLPVDFIKIDGGFVKDMLNSPTDYAMVEAINKIGHLMGKQTIAEFAVNERIIGTLTEIGVDFAQGYGIGRPRAFGIGVDKNLLNAG; the protein is encoded by the coding sequence ATGCAGCGATTGAAGAAATTTTTCACCATGGACAGCGGCATGCGCTGGATCAAGGTGATCTTGCCTTTCCTGGCGATTGTGGCCTTGATGGTGGGGCTGCTGGCGTTCAGCATGAACATCCTGTCTTCGGTGCGCGCTTTGGTCGGCGGCGAGAGCCTGTGGTCGAAGGCGCAGAAAGAGGCGGTGTTCTATCTGAACCAGTATGCGGTGACGCATGCCGAGGCCGACTACCAGAATGTGCTGAAGGCGCTGGCGGTGCCCATGGGCGGCCGCCGCGCCAGGGATGAACTGGACAAATCCGAGCCGGATTTGCAAGTGGTGCGGCAAGGTGTCCTGGACGGCGGCAACCATCCCGACGACATCGACGGCATCATCAGCCTGTACCGCAACTTCAAGAATTTCAGCCTGTTGCGGGAACCGATCGCCAACTGGAAGATAGGCGACCAGCTGATCGCCGATCTGAGCGTGGAAGCCAGCCGTCTGCATGCGGCGATTGCCGGCGGCAATCCGGATCCGCAAACCATGATCGCCAGCGTCGCCCGCATCCGCGAGATCGACGCCCGCCTGGCCCCCCTGGAATTGCGCTTTTCCGCCAGCCTGGGGGAATCCTCGCGCCGGGTCCAGCGCCTGCTGCTGTTTGCGACGCTGACCATCGCCGTCGGGCTGATGATTTTCGGCAGCTGGATTTCGCGCTATATCCTGACCAAGAGCGACCAGTTCGAAGAAGCACTGAAGGTCAGCCAGGAACGGCTGCACCTGGCGATGCTGGGCAGTAACGACGGTTTGTGGGACTGGGATATCCAGGCCGACAATATCTACTATTCGCCGCGCCTGAAGGAGTTGCTGGGGTACTCCCTGGAAGAAGAGGAGCCGACGCCGCTGCAGTTCCTGAACTGCATCTATCCGTCGGACCTGGATGCGGTGCGCGCCAAACTGACTTCGCACCTGCACGACAATTCGCCGTGCGACATCGAGTTCCGGATCGTCACCAAGGGCGGGGAATTGCGCTGGGTCCGTTCGTGCGCGCAGTCCACCAGCAATTCGGCGGGCGAGCCGGTGCGCATGGCTGGTTCGTTTACCGACATCACCGCCCGCAAGCGCTCCGAGGAGCAGCTGTATGCCGCCAAGGAACGCGCCCAGGTCACATTGGAATCGATAGGCGAGGCGGTGATCACGCTCAGCACCGACGGCCTGGTCGAATACCTGAATCCGACGGCGGAAATCCTGACCCGCTGGACGCTGGCATCGGCGCGTGGCTTGCCGCTGGAAAAAATCCTGCACGTGGTTGGCGAAAGCTCGGGCAACCGGATTCCCGACCTGATCCCTCAGATCCTCGACAACAGCATGCCGATCGACCGCGCTTCCAACCTGCTGCTGGTCTGCGACGACGGCAGCGAAGTCGCGGTCAACCTGTCGGCCGAGCCGATCCGTAACCTGAGCGGCGAAACCATAGGCACGGTGCTGGTGCTGCACGATGTCAGCAAGGACCGGGAATATGCGGCCCAGCTGTCGTACCAGGCCAGCCACGACGAGCTGACCGGGCTTATCAACCGGCGCGAGTTCGAGCGGCGCCTGACGGTGGCGATGATCACCTCGCGCGACCAGCAGCGCCAGCATGCGGTGCTGTACCTGGATCTGGACCAGTTCAAGGTGGTCAACGACACTTGCGGCCATGCCGCCGGCGACGAGCTGATCCGGCAGGTGAGCGTCTTGCTGAAACAGCGCTTGCGCGATACCGACACCATCGCGCGCCTGGGCGGCGACGAATTCGGCGTCTTGCTGGAGAATTGTCCGGTCGAGCATTCGCTGCGGATTGCCGAAGGATTGCGGCAGACAGTCGCCGATTTCCAGTTTGTCTGGACCAACAAGCCGTTCACTATCGGCGTCAGCATCGGCCTGATCAACCTGGCGGGCGAAATGCATACGCTGGGCCAGATCATGAGCGCGGTCGACGCCGCCTGCTACCTGGCTAAGGAAAAGGGCCGCAATCGCGTGCACGAATACCGGCTGGACGACAGCGAGCTGTCGATACGGCATGGCGAGATGGAGTGGATCACCCGTATCAATGAAGCGCTCACCCAAGAGAAATTCTGCCTGTTCTCGCAAGAGATTGCCGCCTTAGGCAAGCCTCCCAGCCACGGCGCCCATTTTGAGATACTGCTGCGCATGCTGGACAAGGATGACAACCTGGTGCTGCCGATGGTGTTCATTCCTGCCGCGGAACGCTACAACCTGATGCCGGCGATCGACCGCTGGGTCGTTTCCACGGTGTTCGCCACCCTGGCCAAAATGCGGCAGCAAGGGCGCGACCGGGAAATCCAGACCTGCGCCATCAATCTTTCAGGCACCAGCATAGGCGACAGCAATTTCCTCAATTTTGTCCAGGAACAGCACGTGAAGTACGGTATCGCGCCGCAAATCATCTGCTTCGAGATTACCGAGACCAGCGCGATCGCCAATTTTGCCAAGGCTGCGCATTTTATCGAGGAACTGAGAGGAGTAGGTTACCGCTTTGCGCTCGACGATTTCGGCGCCGGCATGTCTTCGTTCGCTTACCTGAAGAATCTGCCGGTCGATTTCATCAAGATCGACGGCGGGTTTGTCAAAGACATGCTGAACAGCCCGACCGACTACGCCATGGTCGAGGCGATCAACAAGATCGGCCATCTGATGGGCAAGCAGACGATCGCCGAATTCGCCGTCAATGAAAGGATCATCGGCACCCTGACCGAGATCGGCGTCGATTTCGCTCAAGGCTACGGCATCGGACGGCCGCGCGCCTTTGGCATCGGCGTCGACAAGAACCTGCTGAACGCCGGTTAG
- a CDS encoding Pls/PosA family non-ribosomal peptide synthetase gives MTQSLLADNAAASGFSSHPDVLQGPARPELIRDEVLADLLEATAERMPAQTAMVFGERQLSYQEFNHCADLVASRLIAAGVGPGQIVGLWLPRGIDLLIMQAGIAKSGAAWLPLDADTPPERIAVCLEDAQAPGIVSCQQFAPRLDAGRCQVWTAEQLLAPTEAPLLRRQNVQRGDPAYVIYTSGSTGKPKGIAITQGAICHFLRSENAVLGVTASDRVYQGFSVAFDMSFEEIWISYLAGATLWIAPKELASDPEALPPALAAQGITVLHAVPTLLALFNQDVPSLRIINLGGEMCPEALVSRWTRSGRHIFNTYGPTEATVSASLAELHANETVTIGRPLPNYGLLVIKVMTEVVTEVGTEPSPENGLLLLPRGEVGELCITGPGVAEGYLGRPELTAEKFLANPWASGEHDRRLYRTGDLARIEADGRVQCLGRTDDQVKIRGFRVELGEIEEVLARQPGVGTVAVVLRQEDGIDQLIAFIVAESGAEIVPAVLRSALAERLPPYMVPGFFEAMQEMPRLTSGKIDRKTLKARPLALTSAGGLDSDVPETPAELALFAALNKLFPGQPIQRSADFFNDLGGHSLFAAKLASALRANPDFAHVTVRDIYMNRTVGRIAQVLAVAPAAGIAVDTSWSPPSDLKRWLCGAAQAAAVPWLVAMRMMQWLAPFFTYHFFTGDPGDSIALAIVVSVGVFLLATLFEFAIAIAAKWLIAGRLKAGRYPLWGLTYYRWWLADRLIEAAPAYLLSGSTLYSWWLRALGARIGSEVVIGSMTLRAHDLLTIEDGVSIGNAVNFENARVEHGELWLGPITLQRESCIGSYVVMEGNTNVGAFGHVEGQSAISEGQAVPAGRIWTGSPARDAGVFDHASKPPRPPVTRRRQLGESVFFLFGAFLITTLFFMPVFPSFILIDWLDDTDRFPWLQSNGNVPFQLSKYFVMAFPATAVLIVCTALLSAGIRWSLLPRMRAGSWPVRSNIYCSKWLVNQIQESSLSVLHGVYATVYAPLWYRLLGAKVGRHAEISTALGVVPDMLTLGDDTFIADAVLLGDEQIDGGWMTMKPTVISRRSFVGNGAYVPDGSILPENVLIGVHSRTPDNGRMQPGDTWLGSPPINLPAREQTSGFPEHLTFRPSRRRRLGRALVEGFRIVSPHAIVIAVGYTVVLNLMPLAGAGQWGEVVSLLTSAGLLYGIGTFIFIAALKWLLIGRYKKCSVPMWTRFVWLSEGVTNLYEGIAIPNFMSYLRGTPWLPLALNLLGCHIGRGVYMNTTDITEFDCVTIGDYSELNAQACPQTHLFEDRVMKIDHVNIGSRVYMGPRSFVLYSATVNDNAKLGALTLVMKGESIPAGTNWRGCPAAPARI, from the coding sequence ATGACTCAGTCTTTGCTCGCCGATAACGCGGCTGCCAGCGGTTTTTCCAGTCACCCGGACGTTCTGCAAGGGCCGGCACGGCCTGAGCTGATACGCGATGAGGTACTGGCCGACTTGCTTGAAGCGACCGCCGAGCGCATGCCGGCCCAGACCGCCATGGTGTTCGGCGAGCGCCAGCTGAGTTATCAGGAATTCAACCATTGCGCCGACCTGGTCGCTTCACGCCTGATCGCTGCAGGCGTCGGTCCGGGCCAGATCGTCGGCTTGTGGCTGCCGCGCGGCATTGACCTGCTGATCATGCAGGCCGGCATCGCCAAGAGCGGCGCCGCATGGCTGCCGCTGGATGCCGATACGCCGCCGGAGCGGATCGCTGTCTGCCTGGAGGACGCGCAAGCGCCGGGTATCGTCAGCTGCCAGCAGTTCGCGCCGCGCCTGGACGCGGGCCGCTGCCAGGTCTGGACCGCCGAGCAATTGCTGGCGCCCACAGAGGCGCCGTTGCTGCGCCGCCAGAACGTGCAGCGCGGCGATCCGGCCTATGTCATCTACACTTCCGGCTCGACCGGCAAGCCGAAAGGCATCGCCATCACCCAGGGCGCGATCTGCCATTTCCTGCGCAGTGAAAACGCGGTATTGGGAGTTACCGCCAGCGATCGCGTCTACCAGGGCTTTTCGGTAGCCTTCGACATGTCGTTCGAAGAAATCTGGATCAGCTACCTGGCCGGCGCCACGCTCTGGATCGCGCCCAAGGAGCTGGCGTCCGATCCGGAAGCCTTGCCGCCGGCGCTGGCCGCACAAGGCATTACCGTATTGCACGCCGTGCCGACCCTGCTGGCCTTGTTCAACCAGGACGTGCCAAGCCTGCGCATCATCAACCTGGGCGGCGAAATGTGCCCGGAAGCGCTGGTCAGCCGCTGGACACGGAGCGGCCGGCATATCTTCAACACCTACGGCCCGACCGAAGCCACGGTATCGGCCAGCCTGGCTGAGTTGCATGCCAATGAAACGGTCACCATAGGCCGGCCCTTGCCGAATTACGGTTTGCTAGTGATTAAGGTGATGACTGAGGTAGTGACTGAGGTGGGGACTGAGCCGTCTCCGGAAAACGGCCTGCTCCTGCTGCCGCGCGGCGAAGTCGGCGAACTGTGCATTACCGGCCCCGGCGTTGCCGAAGGCTATCTGGGACGGCCGGAACTGACTGCCGAAAAATTCCTGGCCAATCCTTGGGCCAGCGGCGAACATGACCGCCGCCTGTATCGTACCGGCGACCTGGCCCGGATCGAAGCCGATGGCCGGGTCCAGTGCCTGGGCCGCACCGACGACCAGGTAAAGATCCGCGGCTTCCGCGTCGAACTGGGTGAAATCGAAGAAGTGCTGGCGCGCCAGCCGGGAGTCGGCACGGTAGCGGTCGTATTGCGCCAGGAGGATGGCATCGACCAGCTGATCGCTTTCATCGTCGCCGAAAGCGGCGCAGAAATCGTGCCTGCGGTTCTGCGCAGCGCCTTGGCTGAACGGCTGCCGCCCTATATGGTGCCGGGTTTCTTCGAAGCGATGCAAGAGATGCCGCGCCTGACTTCCGGCAAGATCGACCGCAAGACTCTGAAAGCCAGGCCGTTGGCGCTAACCAGCGCCGGCGGCCTTGATTCCGACGTCCCTGAAACGCCGGCCGAACTGGCCCTGTTCGCGGCGTTGAACAAACTGTTCCCTGGCCAGCCTATCCAGCGCAGCGCCGATTTTTTCAACGATCTCGGCGGCCATTCGCTGTTCGCGGCAAAACTCGCCTCCGCCCTGCGCGCCAATCCCGATTTTGCCCATGTGACGGTGCGCGACATTTACATGAACCGCACCGTCGGCCGCATCGCCCAGGTGCTGGCGGTAGCGCCGGCGGCCGGCATCGCGGTCGACACCAGCTGGAGCCCGCCGTCGGACCTGAAACGCTGGCTGTGCGGCGCCGCCCAGGCCGCCGCCGTGCCGTGGCTGGTGGCAATGCGCATGATGCAATGGCTGGCGCCGTTTTTCACCTATCACTTCTTCACCGGCGATCCAGGCGATTCGATTGCCCTGGCAATCGTGGTGTCGGTAGGCGTATTCCTGCTGGCCACCCTGTTTGAGTTCGCCATTGCGATTGCCGCCAAATGGCTGATCGCCGGACGCCTGAAAGCCGGCCGCTATCCGCTCTGGGGCTTGACCTATTACCGCTGGTGGCTGGCCGACCGCCTGATCGAAGCGGCGCCGGCCTACCTGCTGAGCGGCTCGACCTTGTACAGCTGGTGGCTGCGGGCGCTGGGTGCGCGCATCGGCTCGGAAGTCGTTATCGGCTCCATGACCTTGCGCGCGCACGACCTGCTTACCATAGAGGACGGCGTGAGCATCGGCAATGCCGTCAATTTTGAAAATGCCCGCGTCGAACACGGCGAGCTGTGGCTAGGCCCGATTACATTGCAGCGCGAAAGCTGTATCGGTTCCTATGTCGTCATGGAAGGCAACACGAATGTCGGCGCCTTCGGTCATGTGGAAGGCCAGAGCGCCATCAGCGAAGGTCAGGCGGTGCCGGCGGGCCGCATCTGGACCGGTTCGCCGGCGCGCGATGCCGGTGTTTTCGATCACGCCTCCAAACCGCCGCGGCCGCCGGTTACGCGCAGGCGCCAGCTGGGTGAATCGGTATTTTTCCTGTTCGGCGCTTTCCTGATCACCACCCTGTTCTTCATGCCGGTGTTTCCCAGCTTCATCCTGATCGACTGGCTCGACGATACCGATCGTTTCCCCTGGCTGCAAAGCAACGGCAATGTGCCGTTCCAGCTGTCCAAATATTTCGTCATGGCGTTCCCTGCCACTGCCGTGCTGATCGTGTGCACCGCCCTGCTCTCGGCCGGCATCCGCTGGAGCCTGCTGCCGCGCATGCGGGCCGGCAGCTGGCCGGTGCGCAGCAATATCTATTGCAGCAAATGGCTGGTCAACCAGATTCAGGAATCCAGCCTGAGCGTCTTGCATGGCGTCTACGCTACCGTCTACGCGCCGCTCTGGTACCGCCTGCTGGGCGCCAAGGTCGGCCGCCATGCCGAGATATCGACCGCGCTGGGCGTGGTGCCGGACATGCTGACCCTGGGCGACGACACCTTTATCGCCGATGCCGTCTTGCTCGGCGACGAACAGATCGACGGCGGCTGGATGACCATGAAGCCGACCGTAATCTCGCGCCGCAGCTTCGTCGGCAACGGCGCTTATGTGCCGGACGGCAGCATCCTGCCGGAAAATGTCCTGATCGGCGTCCATTCGCGCACGCCGGACAATGGCCGCATGCAGCCCGGCGACACCTGGCTCGGCTCGCCGCCGATCAACCTGCCGGCGCGCGAGCAGACCAGCGGTTTCCCGGAACACCTGACGTTCCGTCCGTCGCGCCGGCGCCGCCTGGGCCGTGCGCTGGTGGAAGGCTTCCGCATCGTGTCGCCGCATGCGATCGTGATCGCGGTCGGTTATACCGTTGTGCTGAACCTGATGCCGCTGGCCGGCGCCGGCCAGTGGGGCGAAGTGGTTTCCTTGCTCACCAGCGCCGGCCTGCTGTACGGCATCGGCACCTTCATCTTCATCGCCGCCCTCAAGTGGCTGCTGATCGGGCGCTACAAGAAATGCAGCGTACCGATGTGGACGCGTTTCGTCTGGCTGTCTGAAGGCGTCACCAATTTGTATGAAGGAATCGCAATACCGAATTTCATGAGCTACCTGCGCGGCACACCGTGGCTGCCGCTGGCCCTGAACCTGCTGGGCTGCCATATCGGCCGCGGGGTTTACATGAATACCACCGACATCACCGAATTCGACTGCGTCACCATCGGCGACTACAGCGAACTGAACGCCCAGGCCTGCCCGCAGACGCACTTGTTCGAAGACCGGGTCATGAAGATCGACCACGTCAACATCGGCAGCCGGGTTTACATGGGGCCGCGCAGCTTCGTGCTGTACAGCGCGACGGTCAACGACAACGCCAAGCTGGGCGCGCTGACGCTGGTGATGAAAGGCGAATCGATTCCGGCAGGCACCAACTGGCGCGGCTGCCCGGCGGCGCCGGCCAGAATCTGA
- a CDS encoding Dyp-type peroxidase domain-containing protein, with the protein MVGLGAPLVQALEQHIGGLRPFPALEGQGCAAPSTQQAMWILLRGSDRSSLFERSAQLVELLGEALVLEDAMDTFRYRDSRDLTGYEDGTENPRPRQPSPPRWWRTAPAPRLKFCCGTTLDP; encoded by the coding sequence GTGGTCGGACTAGGCGCCCCCCTGGTCCAGGCGCTGGAGCAGCATATCGGCGGCCTGCGCCCGTTTCCGGCGCTTGAAGGACAAGGCTGCGCGGCGCCGTCGACCCAGCAGGCCATGTGGATCCTGCTGCGCGGCAGCGACCGCAGCAGCCTGTTCGAACGCAGTGCGCAACTGGTCGAGCTGCTGGGAGAAGCGCTGGTGCTGGAAGATGCGATGGATACTTTCCGCTATCGCGACAGCCGCGACCTGACTGGCTACGAAGACGGCACCGAAAACCCAAGGCCGCGGCAGCCATCGCCGCCGCGCTGGTGGCGGACGGCGCCGGCGCCAAGGCTCAAGTTTTGTTGCGGTACAACGCTGGATCCATGA
- a CDS encoding Dyp-type peroxidase: MATKTAPKTQGRGSHRRRAGGGRRRRQGSSFVAVQRWIHDLPRFRGFPAAQRDATIGRQIADNEEIEDAPESAHAKRTAQESFTPEAYMVRHSMPWDNGLQQGTEFIAYGESSDRFENVLRRMLGHEDGIVDALFSFSRPVTGGYYWCPPLQDGRLDLSSVGI, from the coding sequence CTGGCTACGAAGACGGCACCGAAAACCCAAGGCCGCGGCAGCCATCGCCGCCGCGCTGGTGGCGGACGGCGCCGGCGCCAAGGCTCAAGTTTTGTTGCGGTACAACGCTGGATCCATGATTTGCCGCGTTTCCGCGGTTTCCCTGCGGCACAGCGCGACGCCACCATCGGCCGCCAGATCGCCGACAACGAGGAAATCGAAGATGCGCCCGAATCAGCCCACGCCAAACGCACGGCGCAGGAAAGTTTCACACCCGAGGCATACATGGTGCGCCATTCCATGCCATGGGATAACGGCCTGCAGCAAGGCACGGAATTCATCGCCTATGGCGAATCCAGCGACCGCTTTGAAAACGTCCTGCGCCGCATGCTGGGCCACGAAGACGGCATCGTCGACGCCCTGTTCAGTTTTTCGCGCCCGGTCACCGGCGGCTACTACTGGTGCCCGCCGCTGCAGGACGGCCGCCTCGACCTGTCCAGCGTCGGCATCTGA
- a CDS encoding helix-turn-helix domain-containing protein, which produces MKTLSELSSILRQAKQRLALPVISMSRVSGLTAVTIRGVLSGKNDPRLSTLMTIADQLGLELMLLPKAVASSIAATTPAEEEVQSLVAAALARQEGRK; this is translated from the coding sequence ATGAAAACCTTGAGCGAACTCTCTTCCATCCTGCGCCAGGCCAAGCAGCGACTGGCTTTGCCGGTCATAAGCATGAGCCGCGTCAGCGGGCTGACGGCGGTAACGATACGCGGCGTCCTGTCCGGCAAGAACGATCCCCGCCTCAGCACCCTGATGACGATAGCCGACCAGCTGGGGCTGGAACTGATGCTGCTGCCCAAGGCGGTAGCGTCTTCGATTGCCGCAACAACGCCTGCCGAAGAAGAAGTGCAAAGCCTGGTCGCCGCAGCGCTGGCGCGGCAAGAGGGGCGCAAATGA
- a CDS encoding winged helix-turn-helix domain-containing protein, producing MTTIQLSLPAARALQLAAQGLLNPVRKKAVKQDVLAAIRQMGVLQIDTIHVVARSPYLVLWSRLGSYQQSWLDELLEERQLFEYWAHEASFLPIEDYGLYRHRMIDPGSMGWKYSAKWMEQHAATIEQLLQHIRQHGPVRSADFKRTDGKGGGWWEWKPEKRSLEVLFTAGRLMIAKRHNFHRIYDLAERILPGWDDARMPSTADTQRTLLLKAVQALGVAKASWIGDYFRTAKSRPSPDPETLVEDGSLLKATVEGWQQPLYIHPAHRELALAAAGGLLKPSATCLLSPFDPLVWDRKRALELFDFDYRLECYTPEAKRSYGYFTLPILHRGVLAGRLDAKAHRSQGVFQVKALYLEPGTRTSQRFATELAATLRRFASWHGTPQVVIDQCTPRAFRTMLRAAL from the coding sequence ATGACGACCATCCAGCTCTCCCTGCCTGCCGCGCGCGCCTTGCAACTGGCCGCCCAGGGTTTGCTCAACCCGGTGCGCAAGAAGGCCGTCAAGCAAGACGTGCTGGCTGCCATCCGCCAGATGGGCGTGCTGCAGATCGACACCATCCACGTGGTGGCGCGCAGCCCTTACCTGGTTTTGTGGAGCCGGCTCGGCAGCTACCAGCAGAGCTGGCTGGACGAGTTGCTGGAGGAACGCCAGCTGTTCGAATACTGGGCGCACGAAGCCAGTTTCCTGCCGATCGAGGATTACGGCCTGTACCGGCATCGCATGATCGACCCCGGCTCCATGGGCTGGAAGTACTCGGCCAAATGGATGGAGCAGCACGCCGCCACCATAGAGCAGCTGCTGCAGCATATCCGCCAGCACGGCCCGGTGCGCTCGGCCGATTTCAAGCGCACCGACGGCAAAGGCGGCGGCTGGTGGGAATGGAAACCGGAGAAACGTTCGCTCGAGGTGCTATTCACGGCAGGCCGCCTGATGATCGCCAAGCGCCATAATTTTCATCGGATCTATGACCTCGCCGAACGCATCCTGCCAGGCTGGGACGATGCCCGCATGCCGTCCACCGCGGATACCCAGCGCACCTTGCTGCTCAAGGCGGTGCAGGCGCTGGGCGTGGCGAAAGCCAGCTGGATCGGCGACTATTTCCGCACCGCCAAGAGCCGCCCCAGTCCCGATCCCGAGACCCTGGTCGAAGACGGCAGCCTGCTCAAGGCCACAGTCGAAGGCTGGCAGCAGCCGCTGTATATCCACCCCGCGCATCGCGAACTGGCGCTGGCCGCTGCCGGCGGATTGCTGAAACCCAGCGCTACCTGCCTGCTGTCGCCTTTCGACCCGCTGGTATGGGACCGCAAGCGCGCGCTGGAGCTGTTCGATTTCGATTACCGGCTCGAGTGCTACACGCCGGAGGCCAAGCGCAGCTACGGCTATTTCACCCTGCCCATCCTGCATCGCGGCGTCCTGGCAGGACGGCTGGACGCCAAGGCGCATCGCAGCCAGGGCGTATTCCAGGTCAAGGCGCTGTATCTTGAACCAGGCACGCGCACCAGCCAGAGGTTCGCCACCGAACTGGCGGCAACCCTACGGCGTTTTGCCAGCTGGCACGGTACGCCGCAGGTGGTGATCGACCAATGCACGCCACGGGCGTTCCGCACCATGCTGAGGGCCGCGCTCTAA
- a CDS encoding type II toxin-antitoxin system HipA family toxin encodes MNLSALDIFVAERLAGVLFQYGDMVRFQVDPAYAQDPQRPTLSLSMRAATPQQDTALLLNPLAAIFNSPGQMRLPAFFQNLLPEGVLRKQIALERKCAEDDHFELLAACGRDLPGAVRAIPTRLTRATMTRLVTQDKEAIEESVSAAPLVDGVSISGMQPKLALILEGGRYVSRTRHKDAHIIGKLPTAQYDHLPEVEHLSLLLAQAAGVTVCSASLQPLAAIMAEHPHAEADNQQFLAVQRFDRDQPGRLHVEDFCQILGVDPDKKYTGATYADMALVMQAVPGLGEAACHELLRRIAVNELIGNYDAHLKNFGIRYLADGSVEFSPAYDVVAYSVYLNGSGHALKFAEGQAKRSFLSPLTLREFANRSGLLEPPLRQVISEVCKKALATWPGLIAASQLLPHQKTRLTEYFMGRGIIAGLLARQARQSAKTAGG; translated from the coding sequence ATGAACCTGAGCGCACTGGATATTTTCGTGGCAGAGCGCCTGGCTGGCGTCTTGTTCCAGTACGGCGACATGGTGCGCTTCCAGGTCGACCCCGCCTATGCGCAAGATCCGCAGCGTCCGACCTTGTCGCTCTCGATGCGCGCCGCCACGCCGCAACAGGACACGGCCCTGCTGCTCAATCCGCTGGCGGCGATTTTCAATTCGCCAGGCCAGATGCGGCTGCCCGCCTTCTTCCAGAACCTGCTGCCGGAAGGCGTATTGCGCAAGCAAATCGCGCTTGAGCGCAAATGCGCGGAGGATGATCATTTCGAACTGCTGGCAGCCTGCGGCCGCGACCTGCCGGGCGCCGTCAGGGCTATCCCGACCAGGCTGACGCGGGCCACGATGACGCGCCTGGTGACACAAGACAAGGAAGCCATAGAAGAAAGCGTGAGCGCCGCCCCGCTGGTGGACGGCGTATCGATTTCGGGCATGCAGCCGAAACTGGCGCTGATCCTGGAAGGCGGCAGGTATGTCAGCCGCACCCGCCACAAGGACGCTCATATCATCGGCAAGCTGCCCACCGCGCAATACGACCACCTGCCGGAAGTCGAGCACCTGTCGCTGCTGCTGGCGCAAGCCGCCGGCGTTACCGTATGCAGCGCCAGCCTGCAGCCGCTGGCGGCGATCATGGCCGAACATCCGCATGCAGAGGCAGACAACCAGCAATTCCTGGCGGTGCAACGCTTCGACCGCGACCAGCCCGGGCGCCTGCACGTAGAAGATTTTTGCCAGATACTGGGCGTCGATCCCGACAAGAAATATACCGGCGCCACCTATGCCGACATGGCGCTGGTGATGCAAGCCGTGCCGGGACTGGGTGAAGCGGCCTGTCATGAGCTGCTGCGCCGCATCGCGGTCAACGAACTGATAGGCAACTACGACGCTCACCTGAAAAATTTCGGCATCCGCTACCTGGCCGACGGCAGCGTCGAATTCTCGCCGGCCTACGATGTCGTAGCGTACAGCGTGTACCTGAACGGCAGCGGCCATGCCCTCAAGTTTGCCGAGGGCCAGGCCAAGCGCTCGTTCCTGTCGCCGCTTACCCTGCGCGAGTTCGCCAACCGCAGCGGCCTGCTGGAGCCGCCGCTGCGCCAGGTAATCAGCGAGGTCTGCAAAAAGGCATTGGCGACATGGCCCGGCCTGATTGCCGCCAGCCAGTTGCTGCCGCACCAGAAAACCAGGCTGACCGAATATTTCATGGGCCGCGGCATCATCGCCGGCTTGCTTGCAAGACAGGCCAGGCAGAGCGCAAAAACCGCGGGAGGTTAG